TCGTGTGTTGTTAGAAGATGCGGAAGGTAAGTGTGTTCTTCTTTTAGGCAACGAGGCAATCGCTCGCGGCGCCTTAGAGGCGGGAATCGGAGTGGTGACCACTTATCCCGGCACGCCAGCGTCTGAAATCGGTGATTCTATCTCTGCAATCGCAAAAAACGCAGGTATGTATATGGAATATTCAACTAACGAGATTGTGGCTTTGGAAACTGCGGCAGGTGCTGCCATTTGCGGCGTGCGAGCGCTTTCCGTCATGAAACATGTTGGCTTGAACGTGGCTGCGGATGCTTTGATGACACTTGCCTATGTGGGTGTTCGAGGAGGCATGGTGATTGTCACGGCTGACGATCCTGAATGCTACAGCTCCCAAAATGAACAAGACAACCGCTACTATGCCCTGCTTTCCAAGTTGCCTTTTCTTGAACCATCCAACGCTCAAGAAGCAAAAGACATGGTGCCCTACGCCGTGAAGATGTCAGAACAACAACAGCTGCCAGTCTTGCTGCGTACAACAACCCGAATAAGCCACACACGAGGACCAGTAACCTTTGGAGCGCTAGAAAAAGCGAACTTGAAAGGAGAATTTGTCAAAGATGTTAAGCGTTTCGTCATGGTTCCAGCCCACGCGCGGACACAACACAAAGTCTTGCTCGAAAAAGTTGAACGTGCCAAAAAAATCTCTGAGACGTCACCCTTCAACAGAATAGTGCGACAAGGCAAAACAATCGGAATAATCTCTTCCGGCGCAGCCTACAACTACGTAGCCGAGGCAGTGGAATTTCTAGACTTAGACGCTGGAATCCTAAAACTCGGCATGACCCACCCACTCCCAGAACAAAAAATCATTAAATTCCTAAAAAGTCACGACAAGATCGTCGTTGTCGAAGAGCTGGCACCCTATTTAGAACTACACATCAAAGCAATGGCCAAAGACCAATCGCCAAATGTGGCAATCTATGGCAAAATGAAAACGTCTTTCTTCCCTTACTTTGGCGAACTATCAACTCGTATCGTAGTTGAAGCCCTTGCTAAAATAACTGGCAAAGAACCGCTCATAAATTTTAAGGCAATTGATGAAAAATACAGTCAAGCGCGCGAAATTCTGCTGCCCAGACCGCCAATTCTCTGCCCAGGTTGTCCCCACAGAGCCTCGTTTCATATAATAAAAACTGTAACTGCTGGGAAAGCGGTGGTATCGACGGACATTGGTTGTTATGCGTTAGGTATTCAGCCTCCGTTGCAGGTTGGCGACGTGCTCATTTGTATGGGTGCAAGCATAGGAACCGCTGGAGGCATTAGCAAGGTTGCTGGTTTGGATGCGGTAGCTGTTGTTGGTGACTCCACGTTTTTCCACGCAGCAATTCCAGGTCTTGCTAATGCAGTTTACAACAACCACAAGGTCACGCTTGCGGTGCTAGATAACCTTACAACTGCAATGACTGGGCAGCAGCCTCACCCTGGAACTGGAAAGACCGGCATGCAAACAGAGACGAATCGCATTTTGATAGAAGATGTTGCGCGAGGGTTAGGTGTCAAGTACGTCAAGGTAGTTAACCCTTTCAAAGTCAGAGAGGCCACTGAAATTTTTAAGGAAGCTTTGAAGACGTCCGGTCCTTCAGTGGTTGTTTTTCGTGCACCTTGCACGTTATTGGTCTTGCGGGAAAGGCGGAAGAAGGGAATCAAAGTGGCGCCAATGAAAATTACAGACGAGTGCAATAATTGTATGGTGTGTGTCAAATTGACGGGTTGCCCTGCGCTTGTGGTGAAAGAAGATAGGGTTACGGTTGATGGAACGTTGTGTACTGCCTGTACGCTGTGCATGTCAGTTTGTCCTTACAACGCTATTCAAGGAGGCACCGTTTAGTGGATACGTGTAACGTTGTGCTTGCTGGGGTCGGAGGGCAAGGGATACTGTTGGCGGCAGAAATGCTCGGAACGGCTGCAGTCAAAGAAGGCTACAATGTGCGTGTAAGTGAGCTTCATGGCATGGCTCAACGAGGCGGAGCTGTTGTCTCACACGTACGCATCGGCGAAAAAGCACTTGCACCCACAGTTTTGGAAGGCACCGCAGATGTAATCGTCGGCTTCGAACCCATGGAAGCCCTTCGAAACATCAGATTCGCCTCGCGAAATACAATAGTCCTTGCAAACACCAAGGCTTTCAAGATTAGCGGTGCTGAATATCCACCGGTAGAAAAGCTTCTTGAGCAACTCCGAAGCTTCACGAGAAACATTGTCCCAGTTAATGCTGCAACGTTGGCGGAAAAAGCTGGCGCCGTAATAACCCAAAACATAGTGATGATAGGGGCGTTAGCGGCTACTGGAAAGCTTCCGTTGAAAACTGAGACTTTGAAAGAGGCTTTGCGTGAATTAGTGCCAGCCAAATATTTAGACATAAATATGAGAGCTTTTGAGTTGGGCTACAACGCTGTCAAAACATTGCATGCAGCAGTCTAGATAGGTGGCGGTGGCGGCCATTCCATGTAGCTAGCATATGTGAAAGCGATTACGTCTCCTCTGTGAAGTATGTGTTTTGCACATGAGTAGCTTGGAAGGAGCCATTCTGAGCTTCCAGAATCCCAGTGCCAGTAGAACCATCCGTGTGTAGAATTGTTGTCTACTCCATTTATCGAGGTCACCAATATTCCTAATTCTCTTCCATAGTCTGTATAGTTCATGTCGTCAGCTATGGAGTATATGGCTGTGAATGCGGTTGCGCCTAATGGAAGCACAGTGTTGTTGTGCCAGATTTTTGTACCATTGCCATAGCTTAGGAAG
This genomic window from Candidatus Bathyarchaeota archaeon contains:
- the iorA gene encoding indolepyruvate ferredoxin oxidoreductase subunit alpha, which translates into the protein MPDIRVLLEDAEGKCVLLLGNEAIARGALEAGIGVVTTYPGTPASEIGDSISAIAKNAGMYMEYSTNEIVALETAAGAAICGVRALSVMKHVGLNVAADALMTLAYVGVRGGMVIVTADDPECYSSQNEQDNRYYALLSKLPFLEPSNAQEAKDMVPYAVKMSEQQQLPVLLRTTTRISHTRGPVTFGALEKANLKGEFVKDVKRFVMVPAHARTQHKVLLEKVERAKKISETSPFNRIVRQGKTIGIISSGAAYNYVAEAVEFLDLDAGILKLGMTHPLPEQKIIKFLKSHDKIVVVEELAPYLELHIKAMAKDQSPNVAIYGKMKTSFFPYFGELSTRIVVEALAKITGKEPLINFKAIDEKYSQAREILLPRPPILCPGCPHRASFHIIKTVTAGKAVVSTDIGCYALGIQPPLQVGDVLICMGASIGTAGGISKVAGLDAVAVVGDSTFFHAAIPGLANAVYNNHKVTLAVLDNLTTAMTGQQPHPGTGKTGMQTETNRILIEDVARGLGVKYVKVVNPFKVREATEIFKEALKTSGPSVVVFRAPCTLLVLRERRKKGIKVAPMKITDECNNCMVCVKLTGCPALVVKEDRVTVDGTLCTACTLCMSVCPYNAIQGGTV
- the iorB gene encoding indolepyruvate ferredoxin oxidoreductase subunit beta; this translates as MDTCNVVLAGVGGQGILLAAEMLGTAAVKEGYNVRVSELHGMAQRGGAVVSHVRIGEKALAPTVLEGTADVIVGFEPMEALRNIRFASRNTIVLANTKAFKISGAEYPPVEKLLEQLRSFTRNIVPVNAATLAEKAGAVITQNIVMIGALAATGKLPLKTETLKEALRELVPAKYLDINMRAFELGYNAVKTLHAAV